Proteins from one Chelonia mydas isolate rCheMyd1 chromosome 14, rCheMyd1.pri.v2, whole genome shotgun sequence genomic window:
- the CPSF4L gene encoding putative cleavage and polyadenylation specificity factor subunit 4-like protein isoform X1 — translation MQIPGGSAGTGSWEQLGAQPGFLAGSEKRGDGRCWGGRPQRGCSTQAVNSERAAGRRGRVDMGGREFVAGPFFNPIPQLGLFSLPEAHGEGWPGSTLGLGLGWGYLPRPADWEEMQELIAGVEKLMFNLERDVEHQRGALLLPFPGMDKSGASVCEFFLRGLCAKGLMCPFRHIRGEKTVVCKHWLRGLCKRGDQCEFLHEYDMTKMPECYFYSKFGECSNRECPFLHLDPASRIKDCPWYDRGFCKQGPLCKYKHTRRVMCVNYLAGFCPEGPKCKFMHPKGDLMLCNSDVSQGLPPPSQAADSKSVHEQQAPQVLLLSHQPGARAAQCQREEAGGYPYGMLRPLGQVTCFKCGDKGHYANKCSKSRLGIQLGK, via the exons ATGCAGATtccggggggctcagcagggacagggagctgggagcagctgggggctCAGCCCGGTTTCCTAGCCGGGTCGGAGAAGAGGGGtgatgggaggtgctggggaggaagGCCGCAGCGGGGTTGCAGCACCCAGGCTGTTAACTCTGAGCgagcagcaggaaggaggggaagggtggatatgggagggagggaatttgTAGCTGGTCCCTTCTTCAATCCCATTCCTCAGCTGGGGCTCTTCAGCCTGCCTGAGGCACACGGGGAAGGCTGGCCTGGCTCCACTCTGGGCCTGGGGCTTGGCTGGGGGTATCTCCCGCGTCCCGCTGACTGGGAGGAGATGCAGGAGCTCATTGCTGGGGTGGAGAAGCTCATGTTCAATTTAGAGCGGGATGTGGAGCACCAGCGaggggccctgctcctgcccttccCAGGCATGGACA AGTCGGGGGCATCTGTGTGTGAGTTCTTCCTCCGAGGACTGTGCGCGAAGG GCCTGATGTGTCCTTTCCGGCACATCCGCGGTGAGAAGACGGTGGTGTGTAAGCACTGGCTGCGGGGGCTGTGCAAGCGGGGAGACCAGTGCGAGTTCTTGCACGAGTACGACATGACCAAGATGCCGGAGTGTTATTTCTACTCCAAGTTTG GCGAGTGCAGCAATAGAGagtgccccttcctgcaccttgATCCAGCGTCCAGAATTAAAGACTGTCCCTGGTATGACCGAGGGTTCTGCAAACAGG GTCCTCTGTGTAAATACAAACACACCAGGAGGGTGATGTGTGTCAACTACTTAGCTGGCTTCTGCCCCGAAGGACCCAAATGCAAATTCATGCA CCCCAAGGGAGACCTGATGCTGTGTAACTCAGATGTCTCCCAG GGGCTGCCGCCACCATCCCAGGCTGCTGACAGCAAGAGCGTTCACGAGCAGCAGGCCCCGCAAGTCCTGTTGCTTTCTCATCAGCCTGGGGCTAGGGCTGCCCAATGCCAGAGGGAGGAGGCTGGTGGCTACCCCTATGGAATGCTCCGGCCCCTTGGGCAGGTCACATGCTTCAAG TGTGGAGATAAGGGTCACTATGCCAACAAATGCAGCAAGAGTCGGCTGGGAATCCAACTGGGGAAATGA
- the CPSF4L gene encoding putative cleavage and polyadenylation specificity factor subunit 4-like protein isoform X2: MQIPGGSAGTGSWEQLGAQPGFLAGSEKRGDGRCWGGRPQRGCSTQAVNSERAAGRRGRVDMGGREFVAGPFFNPIPQLGLFSLPEAHGEGWPGSTLGLGLGWGYLPRPADWEEMQELIAGVEKLMFNLERDVEHQRGALLLPFPGMDKSGASVCEFFLRGLCAKGLMCPFRHIRGEKTVVCKHWLRGLCKRGDQCEFLHEYDMTKMPECYFYSKFGPLCKYKHTRRVMCVNYLAGFCPEGPKCKFMHPKGDLMLCNSDVSQGLPPPSQAADSKSVHEQQAPQVLLLSHQPGARAAQCQREEAGGYPYGMLRPLGQVTCFKCGDKGHYANKCSKSRLGIQLGK; encoded by the exons ATGCAGATtccggggggctcagcagggacagggagctgggagcagctgggggctCAGCCCGGTTTCCTAGCCGGGTCGGAGAAGAGGGGtgatgggaggtgctggggaggaagGCCGCAGCGGGGTTGCAGCACCCAGGCTGTTAACTCTGAGCgagcagcaggaaggaggggaagggtggatatgggagggagggaatttgTAGCTGGTCCCTTCTTCAATCCCATTCCTCAGCTGGGGCTCTTCAGCCTGCCTGAGGCACACGGGGAAGGCTGGCCTGGCTCCACTCTGGGCCTGGGGCTTGGCTGGGGGTATCTCCCGCGTCCCGCTGACTGGGAGGAGATGCAGGAGCTCATTGCTGGGGTGGAGAAGCTCATGTTCAATTTAGAGCGGGATGTGGAGCACCAGCGaggggccctgctcctgcccttccCAGGCATGGACA AGTCGGGGGCATCTGTGTGTGAGTTCTTCCTCCGAGGACTGTGCGCGAAGG GCCTGATGTGTCCTTTCCGGCACATCCGCGGTGAGAAGACGGTGGTGTGTAAGCACTGGCTGCGGGGGCTGTGCAAGCGGGGAGACCAGTGCGAGTTCTTGCACGAGTACGACATGACCAAGATGCCGGAGTGTTATTTCTACTCCAAGTTTG GTCCTCTGTGTAAATACAAACACACCAGGAGGGTGATGTGTGTCAACTACTTAGCTGGCTTCTGCCCCGAAGGACCCAAATGCAAATTCATGCA CCCCAAGGGAGACCTGATGCTGTGTAACTCAGATGTCTCCCAG GGGCTGCCGCCACCATCCCAGGCTGCTGACAGCAAGAGCGTTCACGAGCAGCAGGCCCCGCAAGTCCTGTTGCTTTCTCATCAGCCTGGGGCTAGGGCTGCCCAATGCCAGAGGGAGGAGGCTGGTGGCTACCCCTATGGAATGCTCCGGCCCCTTGGGCAGGTCACATGCTTCAAG TGTGGAGATAAGGGTCACTATGCCAACAAATGCAGCAAGAGTCGGCTGGGAATCCAACTGGGGAAATGA
- the CPSF4L gene encoding putative cleavage and polyadenylation specificity factor subunit 4-like protein isoform X3 produces MQIPGGSAGTGSWEQLGAQPGFLAGSEKRGDGRCWGGRPQRGCSTQAVNSERAAGRRGRVDMGGREFVAGPFFNPIPQLGLFSLPEAHGEGWPGSTLGLGLGWGYLPRPADWEEMQELIAGVEKLMFNLERDVEHQRGALLLPFPGMDKSGASVCEFFLRGLCAKGLMCPFRHIRGEKTVVCKHWLRGLCKRGDQCEFLHEYDMTKMPECYFYSKFGECSNRECPFLHLDPASRIKDCPCPKGDLMLCNSDVSQGLPPPSQAADSKSVHEQQAPQVLLLSHQPGARAAQCQREEAGGYPYGMLRPLGQVTCFKCGDKGHYANKCSKSRLGIQLGK; encoded by the exons ATGCAGATtccggggggctcagcagggacagggagctgggagcagctgggggctCAGCCCGGTTTCCTAGCCGGGTCGGAGAAGAGGGGtgatgggaggtgctggggaggaagGCCGCAGCGGGGTTGCAGCACCCAGGCTGTTAACTCTGAGCgagcagcaggaaggaggggaagggtggatatgggagggagggaatttgTAGCTGGTCCCTTCTTCAATCCCATTCCTCAGCTGGGGCTCTTCAGCCTGCCTGAGGCACACGGGGAAGGCTGGCCTGGCTCCACTCTGGGCCTGGGGCTTGGCTGGGGGTATCTCCCGCGTCCCGCTGACTGGGAGGAGATGCAGGAGCTCATTGCTGGGGTGGAGAAGCTCATGTTCAATTTAGAGCGGGATGTGGAGCACCAGCGaggggccctgctcctgcccttccCAGGCATGGACA AGTCGGGGGCATCTGTGTGTGAGTTCTTCCTCCGAGGACTGTGCGCGAAGG GCCTGATGTGTCCTTTCCGGCACATCCGCGGTGAGAAGACGGTGGTGTGTAAGCACTGGCTGCGGGGGCTGTGCAAGCGGGGAGACCAGTGCGAGTTCTTGCACGAGTACGACATGACCAAGATGCCGGAGTGTTATTTCTACTCCAAGTTTG GCGAGTGCAGCAATAGAGagtgccccttcctgcaccttgATCCAGCGTCCAGAATTAAAGACTGTCCCTG CCCCAAGGGAGACCTGATGCTGTGTAACTCAGATGTCTCCCAG GGGCTGCCGCCACCATCCCAGGCTGCTGACAGCAAGAGCGTTCACGAGCAGCAGGCCCCGCAAGTCCTGTTGCTTTCTCATCAGCCTGGGGCTAGGGCTGCCCAATGCCAGAGGGAGGAGGCTGGTGGCTACCCCTATGGAATGCTCCGGCCCCTTGGGCAGGTCACATGCTTCAAG TGTGGAGATAAGGGTCACTATGCCAACAAATGCAGCAAGAGTCGGCTGGGAATCCAACTGGGGAAATGA
- the C14H17orf80 gene encoding uncharacterized protein C17orf80 homolog isoform X3, giving the protein MDRKMAGVPPGMELCPYCRKPFKRLKSHLPHCKMAGDTKTAFDLGKVASPDLKASHSKPVRLLATEKKRGQSKEKITTPDNSSERESKKKSFDTIGNKAERKLNPLQIGGTAGSEIASNLPAEKPGKNTKRQIKLTSEKTHRDEGMTVVQEEARMHMNAAEKRTSKAKQLPTKQKSRSKNTSHDENSAPGGILELSSLNKDGKSASKFPNDPIRSSAKQKQRKVGSPTQEVAGSLDLPTCDLESTPRAALEGVKVVIEKHRVKVLRGRNESKIHGTLVDSATTRNCTTQGWYLEMLAPDCSESHADTVQSDHWKNMNGTGAMNTNAFSLEVAESNTLSGEREKGNCLTATEMHELSDPGKADCGKSPHGLVLLDRVAKSETEEKQFYLNGDVDSKASFSASLTKKSHLPVRETLRGANEGIASNYLACVQQFLVDEKQIALLSKSVLNTGRRDSELALKQHLCDTSENQPACLFQSSGRNMQVRSIGLEWFPELYPSYQKLSMFPGRPLHWDAEIKMKKIEPGFLEEPQAPLMERRLMDVKLRELPAWLAACDFSPKGLLGAVQKAWSSYNNKYIDVKKGGAAGISMLLAGYCILSYGWRYEHLKQDRWRRYH; this is encoded by the exons ATGG acAGAAAGATGGCAGGTGTGCCCCCAGGAATGGAACTGTGTCCCTATTGTAGGAAGCCATTTAAGCGACTGAAGTCCCACTTGCCACACTGTAAGATGGCAGGAGACACGAAAACTGCTTTTGACTTAGGCAAGGTGGCCTCTCCTGACTTGAAAGCGTCTCATTCCAAGCCAGTTAGACTCTTGGCTACTGAGAAAAAAAGGGGACAAAGTAAAGAGAAGATCACAACCCCAGACAATAGCTCAGAAAGAGAAAGTAAGAAAAAATCCTTTGACACAATAGGGAacaaagcagaaaggaaattaaacCCCTTACAAATAGGGGGTACTGCTGGATCAGAAATAGCTAGCAACTTGCCTGCAGAAAAGCCAGGTAAAAATACAAAGCGGCAAATTAAACTGACTTCTGAAAAGACACACAGAGATGAAGGAATGACAGTAGTTCAAGAAGAGGCCAGAATGCACATGAATGCAGCAGAGAAGAGGACTTCAAAAGCAAAGCAGTTACCCACCAAACAGAAAAGCAGAAGTAAAAATACTTCTCACGATGAAAATTCAGCACCTGGTGGCATTTTGGAGCTTTCTTCTTTGAATAAGGATGGAAAATCTGCTTCAAAGTTTCCTAATGACCCAATAAGATCTtctgcaaaacagaaacaaaggaaGGTAGGGTCTCCAACACAGGAGGTGGCTGGTTCTCTGGATTTACCCACTTGTGATCTTGAAAGTACTCCCAGGGCAGCTCTTGAGGGAGTGAAAGTAGTTATTGAGAAACATCGTGTCAAAGTGCTAAGAGGTAGGAATGAATCCAAAATTCACGGCACTCTGGTAGACAGTGCTACCACACGTAATTGTACAACCCAGGGATGGTATCTGGAAAtgctggctccagactgctctGAAAGCCATGCAGATACAGTCCAGTCTGACCATTGGAAGAACATGAACGGTACGGGGGCCATGAACACAAATGCTTTTAGTCTGGAGGTTGCAGAAAGTAATACCttgagtggagagagagaaaaaggcaatTGTTTAACTGCAACTGAAATGCACGAACTCAGCGATCCTGGAAAAGCTGACTGCGGAAAGAGCCCTCATGGCCTCGTTCTGCTGGACAGAGTGGCTAAAAGTGAGACAGAAGAGAAGCAGTTTTACTTAAATGGTGATGTGGATTCTAAGGCCTCTTTCTCTGCTTCCCTCACCAAAAAGTCCCACCTGCCAGTGAGAGAGACTCTCAGAGGAGCCAATGAAGGAATAGCCAGCAACTACCTAGCCTGTGTGCAACAGTTTCTGGTGGATGAAAAGCAGATTGCCTTACTTTCCAAGTCTGTTCTGAATACAGGGAGAAGAGACAGCGAGCTGGCTTTGAAACAACACTTGTGCGACACCTCTGAAAACCAACCTGCTTGCCTGTTCCAATCGTCTGGCAGGAACATGCAGGTGAGATCTATTGGACTGGAGTGGTTTCCAGAATTGTATCCTAGTTATCAGAAGCTGAGCATGTTTCCAGGGAGACCTCTCCACTGGGACGCAGAGATCAAGATGAAGAAGATAGAGCCTGGTTTCTTGGAAGAACCGCAAG CTCCCCTCATGGAAAGACGTCTGATGGACGTAAAGCTCAGGGAGCTGCCTGCTTGGCTGGCAGCTTGCGACTTCTCTCCAAAGGGACTGCTCGGAGCAGTACAGAAAG CCTGGAGCAGTTACAACAACAAATACATCGACGTAAAGAAGGGTGGAGCTGCTGGAATCTCCATGCTGTTGGCTGGATATTGCATCCTCAGCTATGGCTGGAGATATGAGCATCTGA AACAAGATCGCTGGCGCAGGTATCACTGA
- the C14H17orf80 gene encoding uncharacterized protein C17orf80 homolog isoform X4: MAGVPPGMELCPYCRKPFKRLKSHLPHCKMAGDTKTAFDLGKVASPDLKASHSKPVRLLATEKKRGQSKEKITTPDNSSERESKKKSFDTIGNKAERKLNPLQIGGTAGSEIASNLPAEKPGKNTKRQIKLTSEKTHRDEGMTVVQEEARMHMNAAEKRTSKAKQLPTKQKSRSKNTSHDENSAPGGILELSSLNKDGKSASKFPNDPIRSSAKQKQRKVGSPTQEVAGSLDLPTCDLESTPRAALEGVKVVIEKHRVKVLRGRNESKIHGTLVDSATTRNCTTQGWYLEMLAPDCSESHADTVQSDHWKNMNGTGAMNTNAFSLEVAESNTLSGEREKGNCLTATEMHELSDPGKADCGKSPHGLVLLDRVAKSETEEKQFYLNGDVDSKASFSASLTKKSHLPVRETLRGANEGIASNYLACVQQFLVDEKQIALLSKSVLNTGRRDSELALKQHLCDTSENQPACLFQSSGRNMQVRSIGLEWFPELYPSYQKLSMFPGRPLHWDAEIKMKKIEPGFLEEPQAPLMERRLMDVKLRELPAWLAACDFSPKGLLGAVQKAWSSYNNKYIDVKKGGAAGISMLLAGYCILSYGWRYEHLKQDRWRRYH, encoded by the exons ATGGCAGGTGTGCCCCCAGGAATGGAACTGTGTCCCTATTGTAGGAAGCCATTTAAGCGACTGAAGTCCCACTTGCCACACTGTAAGATGGCAGGAGACACGAAAACTGCTTTTGACTTAGGCAAGGTGGCCTCTCCTGACTTGAAAGCGTCTCATTCCAAGCCAGTTAGACTCTTGGCTACTGAGAAAAAAAGGGGACAAAGTAAAGAGAAGATCACAACCCCAGACAATAGCTCAGAAAGAGAAAGTAAGAAAAAATCCTTTGACACAATAGGGAacaaagcagaaaggaaattaaacCCCTTACAAATAGGGGGTACTGCTGGATCAGAAATAGCTAGCAACTTGCCTGCAGAAAAGCCAGGTAAAAATACAAAGCGGCAAATTAAACTGACTTCTGAAAAGACACACAGAGATGAAGGAATGACAGTAGTTCAAGAAGAGGCCAGAATGCACATGAATGCAGCAGAGAAGAGGACTTCAAAAGCAAAGCAGTTACCCACCAAACAGAAAAGCAGAAGTAAAAATACTTCTCACGATGAAAATTCAGCACCTGGTGGCATTTTGGAGCTTTCTTCTTTGAATAAGGATGGAAAATCTGCTTCAAAGTTTCCTAATGACCCAATAAGATCTtctgcaaaacagaaacaaaggaaGGTAGGGTCTCCAACACAGGAGGTGGCTGGTTCTCTGGATTTACCCACTTGTGATCTTGAAAGTACTCCCAGGGCAGCTCTTGAGGGAGTGAAAGTAGTTATTGAGAAACATCGTGTCAAAGTGCTAAGAGGTAGGAATGAATCCAAAATTCACGGCACTCTGGTAGACAGTGCTACCACACGTAATTGTACAACCCAGGGATGGTATCTGGAAAtgctggctccagactgctctGAAAGCCATGCAGATACAGTCCAGTCTGACCATTGGAAGAACATGAACGGTACGGGGGCCATGAACACAAATGCTTTTAGTCTGGAGGTTGCAGAAAGTAATACCttgagtggagagagagaaaaaggcaatTGTTTAACTGCAACTGAAATGCACGAACTCAGCGATCCTGGAAAAGCTGACTGCGGAAAGAGCCCTCATGGCCTCGTTCTGCTGGACAGAGTGGCTAAAAGTGAGACAGAAGAGAAGCAGTTTTACTTAAATGGTGATGTGGATTCTAAGGCCTCTTTCTCTGCTTCCCTCACCAAAAAGTCCCACCTGCCAGTGAGAGAGACTCTCAGAGGAGCCAATGAAGGAATAGCCAGCAACTACCTAGCCTGTGTGCAACAGTTTCTGGTGGATGAAAAGCAGATTGCCTTACTTTCCAAGTCTGTTCTGAATACAGGGAGAAGAGACAGCGAGCTGGCTTTGAAACAACACTTGTGCGACACCTCTGAAAACCAACCTGCTTGCCTGTTCCAATCGTCTGGCAGGAACATGCAGGTGAGATCTATTGGACTGGAGTGGTTTCCAGAATTGTATCCTAGTTATCAGAAGCTGAGCATGTTTCCAGGGAGACCTCTCCACTGGGACGCAGAGATCAAGATGAAGAAGATAGAGCCTGGTTTCTTGGAAGAACCGCAAG CTCCCCTCATGGAAAGACGTCTGATGGACGTAAAGCTCAGGGAGCTGCCTGCTTGGCTGGCAGCTTGCGACTTCTCTCCAAAGGGACTGCTCGGAGCAGTACAGAAAG CCTGGAGCAGTTACAACAACAAATACATCGACGTAAAGAAGGGTGGAGCTGCTGGAATCTCCATGCTGTTGGCTGGATATTGCATCCTCAGCTATGGCTGGAGATATGAGCATCTGA AACAAGATCGCTGGCGCAGGTATCACTGA
- the C14H17orf80 gene encoding uncharacterized protein C17orf80 homolog isoform X1 codes for MLALKGSAQRQNGEGDRKMAGVPPGMELCPYCRKPFKRLKSHLPHCKMAGDTKTAFDLGKVASPDLKASHSKPVRLLATEKKRGQSKEKITTPDNSSERESKKKSFDTIGNKAERKLNPLQIGGTAGSEIASNLPAEKPGKNTKRQIKLTSEKTHRDEGMTVVQEEARMHMNAAEKRTSKAKQLPTKQKSRSKNTSHDENSAPGGILELSSLNKDGKSASKFPNDPIRSSAKQKQRKVGSPTQEVAGSLDLPTCDLESTPRAALEGVKVVIEKHRVKVLRGRNESKIHGTLVDSATTRNCTTQGWYLEMLAPDCSESHADTVQSDHWKNMNGTGAMNTNAFSLEVAESNTLSGEREKGNCLTATEMHELSDPGKADCGKSPHGLVLLDRVAKSETEEKQFYLNGDVDSKASFSASLTKKSHLPVRETLRGANEGIASNYLACVQQFLVDEKQIALLSKSVLNTGRRDSELALKQHLCDTSENQPACLFQSSGRNMQVRSIGLEWFPELYPSYQKLSMFPGRPLHWDAEIKMKKIEPGFLEEPQAPLMERRLMDVKLRELPAWLAACDFSPKGLLGAVQKAWSSYNNKYIDVKKGGAAGISMLLAGYCILSYGWRYEHLKQDRWRRYH; via the exons ATGCTTGCGTTGAAGGGGTCAGCACAGCGgcagaatggggagggag acAGAAAGATGGCAGGTGTGCCCCCAGGAATGGAACTGTGTCCCTATTGTAGGAAGCCATTTAAGCGACTGAAGTCCCACTTGCCACACTGTAAGATGGCAGGAGACACGAAAACTGCTTTTGACTTAGGCAAGGTGGCCTCTCCTGACTTGAAAGCGTCTCATTCCAAGCCAGTTAGACTCTTGGCTACTGAGAAAAAAAGGGGACAAAGTAAAGAGAAGATCACAACCCCAGACAATAGCTCAGAAAGAGAAAGTAAGAAAAAATCCTTTGACACAATAGGGAacaaagcagaaaggaaattaaacCCCTTACAAATAGGGGGTACTGCTGGATCAGAAATAGCTAGCAACTTGCCTGCAGAAAAGCCAGGTAAAAATACAAAGCGGCAAATTAAACTGACTTCTGAAAAGACACACAGAGATGAAGGAATGACAGTAGTTCAAGAAGAGGCCAGAATGCACATGAATGCAGCAGAGAAGAGGACTTCAAAAGCAAAGCAGTTACCCACCAAACAGAAAAGCAGAAGTAAAAATACTTCTCACGATGAAAATTCAGCACCTGGTGGCATTTTGGAGCTTTCTTCTTTGAATAAGGATGGAAAATCTGCTTCAAAGTTTCCTAATGACCCAATAAGATCTtctgcaaaacagaaacaaaggaaGGTAGGGTCTCCAACACAGGAGGTGGCTGGTTCTCTGGATTTACCCACTTGTGATCTTGAAAGTACTCCCAGGGCAGCTCTTGAGGGAGTGAAAGTAGTTATTGAGAAACATCGTGTCAAAGTGCTAAGAGGTAGGAATGAATCCAAAATTCACGGCACTCTGGTAGACAGTGCTACCACACGTAATTGTACAACCCAGGGATGGTATCTGGAAAtgctggctccagactgctctGAAAGCCATGCAGATACAGTCCAGTCTGACCATTGGAAGAACATGAACGGTACGGGGGCCATGAACACAAATGCTTTTAGTCTGGAGGTTGCAGAAAGTAATACCttgagtggagagagagaaaaaggcaatTGTTTAACTGCAACTGAAATGCACGAACTCAGCGATCCTGGAAAAGCTGACTGCGGAAAGAGCCCTCATGGCCTCGTTCTGCTGGACAGAGTGGCTAAAAGTGAGACAGAAGAGAAGCAGTTTTACTTAAATGGTGATGTGGATTCTAAGGCCTCTTTCTCTGCTTCCCTCACCAAAAAGTCCCACCTGCCAGTGAGAGAGACTCTCAGAGGAGCCAATGAAGGAATAGCCAGCAACTACCTAGCCTGTGTGCAACAGTTTCTGGTGGATGAAAAGCAGATTGCCTTACTTTCCAAGTCTGTTCTGAATACAGGGAGAAGAGACAGCGAGCTGGCTTTGAAACAACACTTGTGCGACACCTCTGAAAACCAACCTGCTTGCCTGTTCCAATCGTCTGGCAGGAACATGCAGGTGAGATCTATTGGACTGGAGTGGTTTCCAGAATTGTATCCTAGTTATCAGAAGCTGAGCATGTTTCCAGGGAGACCTCTCCACTGGGACGCAGAGATCAAGATGAAGAAGATAGAGCCTGGTTTCTTGGAAGAACCGCAAG CTCCCCTCATGGAAAGACGTCTGATGGACGTAAAGCTCAGGGAGCTGCCTGCTTGGCTGGCAGCTTGCGACTTCTCTCCAAAGGGACTGCTCGGAGCAGTACAGAAAG CCTGGAGCAGTTACAACAACAAATACATCGACGTAAAGAAGGGTGGAGCTGCTGGAATCTCCATGCTGTTGGCTGGATATTGCATCCTCAGCTATGGCTGGAGATATGAGCATCTGA AACAAGATCGCTGGCGCAGGTATCACTGA
- the C14H17orf80 gene encoding uncharacterized protein C17orf80 homolog isoform X2, with protein MQDIDRKMAGVPPGMELCPYCRKPFKRLKSHLPHCKMAGDTKTAFDLGKVASPDLKASHSKPVRLLATEKKRGQSKEKITTPDNSSERESKKKSFDTIGNKAERKLNPLQIGGTAGSEIASNLPAEKPGKNTKRQIKLTSEKTHRDEGMTVVQEEARMHMNAAEKRTSKAKQLPTKQKSRSKNTSHDENSAPGGILELSSLNKDGKSASKFPNDPIRSSAKQKQRKVGSPTQEVAGSLDLPTCDLESTPRAALEGVKVVIEKHRVKVLRGRNESKIHGTLVDSATTRNCTTQGWYLEMLAPDCSESHADTVQSDHWKNMNGTGAMNTNAFSLEVAESNTLSGEREKGNCLTATEMHELSDPGKADCGKSPHGLVLLDRVAKSETEEKQFYLNGDVDSKASFSASLTKKSHLPVRETLRGANEGIASNYLACVQQFLVDEKQIALLSKSVLNTGRRDSELALKQHLCDTSENQPACLFQSSGRNMQVRSIGLEWFPELYPSYQKLSMFPGRPLHWDAEIKMKKIEPGFLEEPQAPLMERRLMDVKLRELPAWLAACDFSPKGLLGAVQKAWSSYNNKYIDVKKGGAAGISMLLAGYCILSYGWRYEHLKQDRWRRYH; from the exons ATGCAGGACATAG acAGAAAGATGGCAGGTGTGCCCCCAGGAATGGAACTGTGTCCCTATTGTAGGAAGCCATTTAAGCGACTGAAGTCCCACTTGCCACACTGTAAGATGGCAGGAGACACGAAAACTGCTTTTGACTTAGGCAAGGTGGCCTCTCCTGACTTGAAAGCGTCTCATTCCAAGCCAGTTAGACTCTTGGCTACTGAGAAAAAAAGGGGACAAAGTAAAGAGAAGATCACAACCCCAGACAATAGCTCAGAAAGAGAAAGTAAGAAAAAATCCTTTGACACAATAGGGAacaaagcagaaaggaaattaaacCCCTTACAAATAGGGGGTACTGCTGGATCAGAAATAGCTAGCAACTTGCCTGCAGAAAAGCCAGGTAAAAATACAAAGCGGCAAATTAAACTGACTTCTGAAAAGACACACAGAGATGAAGGAATGACAGTAGTTCAAGAAGAGGCCAGAATGCACATGAATGCAGCAGAGAAGAGGACTTCAAAAGCAAAGCAGTTACCCACCAAACAGAAAAGCAGAAGTAAAAATACTTCTCACGATGAAAATTCAGCACCTGGTGGCATTTTGGAGCTTTCTTCTTTGAATAAGGATGGAAAATCTGCTTCAAAGTTTCCTAATGACCCAATAAGATCTtctgcaaaacagaaacaaaggaaGGTAGGGTCTCCAACACAGGAGGTGGCTGGTTCTCTGGATTTACCCACTTGTGATCTTGAAAGTACTCCCAGGGCAGCTCTTGAGGGAGTGAAAGTAGTTATTGAGAAACATCGTGTCAAAGTGCTAAGAGGTAGGAATGAATCCAAAATTCACGGCACTCTGGTAGACAGTGCTACCACACGTAATTGTACAACCCAGGGATGGTATCTGGAAAtgctggctccagactgctctGAAAGCCATGCAGATACAGTCCAGTCTGACCATTGGAAGAACATGAACGGTACGGGGGCCATGAACACAAATGCTTTTAGTCTGGAGGTTGCAGAAAGTAATACCttgagtggagagagagaaaaaggcaatTGTTTAACTGCAACTGAAATGCACGAACTCAGCGATCCTGGAAAAGCTGACTGCGGAAAGAGCCCTCATGGCCTCGTTCTGCTGGACAGAGTGGCTAAAAGTGAGACAGAAGAGAAGCAGTTTTACTTAAATGGTGATGTGGATTCTAAGGCCTCTTTCTCTGCTTCCCTCACCAAAAAGTCCCACCTGCCAGTGAGAGAGACTCTCAGAGGAGCCAATGAAGGAATAGCCAGCAACTACCTAGCCTGTGTGCAACAGTTTCTGGTGGATGAAAAGCAGATTGCCTTACTTTCCAAGTCTGTTCTGAATACAGGGAGAAGAGACAGCGAGCTGGCTTTGAAACAACACTTGTGCGACACCTCTGAAAACCAACCTGCTTGCCTGTTCCAATCGTCTGGCAGGAACATGCAGGTGAGATCTATTGGACTGGAGTGGTTTCCAGAATTGTATCCTAGTTATCAGAAGCTGAGCATGTTTCCAGGGAGACCTCTCCACTGGGACGCAGAGATCAAGATGAAGAAGATAGAGCCTGGTTTCTTGGAAGAACCGCAAG CTCCCCTCATGGAAAGACGTCTGATGGACGTAAAGCTCAGGGAGCTGCCTGCTTGGCTGGCAGCTTGCGACTTCTCTCCAAAGGGACTGCTCGGAGCAGTACAGAAAG CCTGGAGCAGTTACAACAACAAATACATCGACGTAAAGAAGGGTGGAGCTGCTGGAATCTCCATGCTGTTGGCTGGATATTGCATCCTCAGCTATGGCTGGAGATATGAGCATCTGA AACAAGATCGCTGGCGCAGGTATCACTGA